One window from the genome of Atribacterota bacterium encodes:
- a CDS encoding (2Fe-2S)-binding protein → MAHLVNIKVNINGDHYELKVKPNTLLLDLLRNEVGLTGTKRGCDTGECGACTVLIDGLAVNSCLVLAAEVNGKNITTIEGLAKNGKLHPLQESFMEEGASQCGFCTPGMILSAKALLDKNPNPTEEEIKIAISGNLCRCTGYKKIIKAINSAAHKMNCQK, encoded by the coding sequence ATGGCTCATTTGGTAAATATAAAAGTAAACATAAATGGTGACCATTATGAACTTAAGGTGAAACCAAATACCTTATTATTAGATTTGCTTAGAAATGAAGTAGGTCTTACTGGTACTAAGAGGGGATGTGATACTGGAGAATGCGGAGCTTGTACGGTGCTTATTGATGGATTAGCCGTTAATTCCTGCTTAGTACTGGCAGCAGAGGTTAACGGTAAAAATATAACTACTATTGAAGGATTAGCAAAGAATGGTAAACTTCATCCTCTCCAAGAAAGTTTTATGGAGGAAGGTGCCTCACAATGCGGTTTTTGTACTCCTGGCATGATTCTCTCTGCCAAAGCGTTATTAGACAAAAATCCTAATCCCACAGAAGAGGAGATCAAAATAGCTATATCGGGCAATTTATGCCGATGTACTGGTTATAAAAAGATAATTAAAGCGATTAATTCTGCTGCCCATAAAATGAACTGTCAAAAATAG
- a CDS encoding nucleotidyltransferase family protein, whose translation MIAGIILAAGEGKRFVQHKLMLPLGTKTVIDWVLEAAVKSKLGKIILVVQPDDQKITERGTKYRVTVVSNPDYKDGMSTSLQKAMAELDNHQNIDGFCVMLGDQPFINSNIINLLIKAFQKGNKEIIVPYYQGNSGNPVLFDIAWKEDFMKITGDIGGRILIRAYPDKVKRVAMKDNAILFDIDKEEDYIKAKTYLKIPEKWCKRDEYQE comes from the coding sequence ATGATTGCTGGTATAATTTTGGCTGCCGGAGAGGGGAAAAGATTTGTCCAGCACAAACTAATGTTACCTTTAGGTACAAAGACTGTTATTGACTGGGTATTGGAAGCAGCAGTAAAATCTAAATTAGGGAAAATTATTCTAGTGGTGCAACCGGATGATCAGAAGATTACAGAAAGAGGAACAAAATACAGGGTAACTGTTGTTTCTAATCCCGATTATAAAGACGGGATGAGTACCTCCCTTCAAAAAGCCATGGCTGAATTAGATAACCATCAGAATATTGACGGTTTTTGTGTAATGTTAGGTGATCAGCCTTTTATTAATTCTAATATTATCAATTTGTTAATCAAGGCTTTCCAGAAGGGGAACAAAGAGATAATTGTTCCTTATTATCAGGGCAATTCTGGGAATCCAGTTCTTTTTGATATAGCCTGGAAAGAAGATTTTATGAAAATAACCGGTGACATAGGGGGAAGGATATTAATTAGAGCATATCCTGATAAGGTGAAAAGAGTTGCTATGAAAGATAATGCAATTTTATTTGATATTGATAAGGAAGAAGATTATATAAAAGCCAAAACTTATTTGAAAATACCAGAAAAATGGTGTAAGAGAGATGAATATCAAGAATGA
- a CDS encoding acetate--CoA ligase family protein, with product MHRLIEKAKGEHRPLLETEAKELLEEYGITVPAFRLIKSEQDIKEINEFLGYPVVMKIVSPDIIHKSEAGGVKIGIPDEEHARKAYQDILSKVKEYNNKAQINGIITYQMCPASTEVIIGMMQDPHFGPVIMFGLGGIFVEVLKDISFRILPIKERDAEEMISEIKGYSILKGVRGEPPKDLSAIKEVLIRLSTLVMENPEIQEIDLNPILVYEKGVQVVDARIIL from the coding sequence ATGCACAGACTTATTGAAAAAGCTAAAGGCGAGCACAGGCCTCTGCTGGAAACAGAAGCAAAAGAACTATTAGAGGAATACGGTATCACTGTACCTGCCTTTAGATTAATAAAAAGTGAACAGGATATTAAAGAAATAAATGAATTCCTTGGCTATCCGGTAGTTATGAAGATTGTCTCTCCCGATATCATTCATAAGTCCGAGGCAGGAGGGGTGAAAATTGGCATACCGGATGAAGAACATGCCCGTAAAGCTTATCAGGATATTCTATCTAAGGTAAAAGAATATAATAATAAGGCACAGATAAATGGAATAATCACCTACCAGATGTGTCCGGCATCCACAGAGGTAATTATTGGAATGATGCAAGATCCCCATTTTGGCCCTGTTATTATGTTCGGACTTGGTGGCATCTTTGTAGAGGTATTAAAGGATATCTCCTTTCGTATCCTTCCCATTAAAGAGAGGGATGCCGAGGAGATGATCTCTGAGATCAAGGGATATTCTATCTTAAAAGGAGTAAGAGGAGAACCTCCCAAAGATCTTAGCGCAATCAAAGAGGTTTTAATTAGGTTATCTACTTTAGTAATGGAAAATCCTGAAATTCAGGAAATTGATTTAAATCCTATCTTGGTTTATGAAAAAGGTGTACAGGTAGTTGATGCTCGAATAATTTTATAG
- the yqeC gene encoding selenium cofactor biosynthesis protein YqeC, whose translation MLISEALKLKDKAFISLVGAGGKSSILQILTEELREKKKRIILTTTTKMFTDQLNLFLEEGQVIESFNAQVMEENIKSYFQQDKNGIIILLNQRLIENGREKFTGPKRSYLNYWWREGLADFFIVEADGARGRPIKAPTYYEPVVPKMTTDLVGVIGIEAVGLRLGEENVFRSSIFSSLTGLKWGKKINTEVIVALINHPAGLFKNSPKFARRYLFLNKVNNREKDSIATEVAFQVMMNNQARINAIIIGDTLQKDSSILKVVSGKIT comes from the coding sequence ATGCTGATAAGTGAGGCTCTGAAATTAAAAGATAAGGCTTTCATATCTTTAGTTGGTGCGGGTGGCAAGAGTTCTATCCTTCAAATTTTAACTGAGGAATTACGTGAAAAGAAGAAAAGAATTATTTTAACTACTACCACTAAAATGTTCACTGACCAGTTAAATCTTTTTTTAGAGGAAGGGCAAGTCATTGAATCTTTCAATGCCCAGGTAATGGAAGAAAATATTAAAAGTTATTTTCAGCAGGATAAAAATGGAATAATAATACTTCTAAACCAGCGGTTAATAGAAAACGGGAGAGAGAAATTTACAGGCCCGAAACGTTCTTATCTGAATTACTGGTGGCGAGAAGGATTAGCAGATTTTTTTATAGTAGAGGCTGATGGGGCAAGAGGAAGACCAATTAAGGCCCCCACCTATTATGAGCCGGTAGTTCCTAAAATGACTACCGATTTAGTGGGAGTGATAGGAATAGAGGCTGTTGGTTTGCGGCTGGGGGAAGAAAATGTTTTTCGATCATCTATTTTTAGTAGTTTAACCGGTTTAAAATGGGGTAAAAAAATTAATACCGAGGTGATAGTAGCCCTTATTAACCATCCTGCTGGTTTATTTAAAAATTCACCTAAATTTGCTCGACGATATCTTTTCCTTAATAAGGTCAACAATCGGGAAAAGGATAGCATTGCTACAGAAGTGGCTTTTCAAGTTATGATGAATAACCAAGCCCGTATTAATGCTATTATAATAGGAGATACCTTACAGAAGGATAGTTCAATTTTAAAAGTGGTTAGTGGTAAAATAACATGA
- a CDS encoding xanthine dehydrogenase family protein molybdopterin-binding subunit — protein MSKLKIIGQPIPRYDARSKVTGSLKYADDFSLPGMLYGKVLRSIYPAAEIISIDTTVAKKLEGVHAVLTAKDVPHNETVTRFGQSTEVGKGFEGLYRVLADKKVRFMGEAVALVAAETEEIAEQALDLIKVDYKPLPGVFDPVEAMKLDAYLVGENNSNIIGEFGCAQGDVEKGFAEADVIIEDTYKVTFQDHAFMEPESGIGWIDDYGVLCLRVSSQVIEHFRDVADVLGIPHNKVRYIGTLMGGGFGGKEDITVESYLALLTWYTKKPVRLVYNRDETFMCHSKRHPFVMHYKVGAKKDGKLVALEAYLISDSGGYPYLSPWVTLYATVNAAGPYVIPNVKVKANCVLTNNTFTSANRGFGAPQPNVAYESIMDELAHKLNIDPLEIRRRNCLTTGKALSTTGQVFNTHVALPEAAEKAWEALGKPAISKDANIKIGQGLAIGLMSYGRMTFLHDTSRSYVKLESDGSVLIRSGIPDLGGGQISLLCQIAAEELGVPMSKIRIYHSDTALTPLAGTTTATRQCYMSGNATLKAAREVRSRILKKAAEILNVNQDNLDIIEENVIVTYDPSQYVPLGKVIRTCDGAGIELFCEAQFNAPFTTVPDLSNMRGTTFPDFTFGSQGAEVAVDIETGQVKVTKIVTCYDIGKALNLAAVEGQMEGGSIYGMGYALFENYELEKGFPKTLSFAEYRIPSSLDVPEVKTIVLESGGGLGPYGAKGIGEPACSIITPAILNAIYNAVGVRIKTLPVTPDKILKALKGNSL, from the coding sequence ATGTCTAAATTAAAGATAATTGGTCAGCCAATTCCACGTTATGATGCCAGATCAAAAGTAACTGGCAGTCTCAAATATGCTGATGATTTTTCTTTACCGGGCATGTTGTATGGTAAAGTTCTGAGAAGCATATATCCGGCAGCAGAAATCATCTCGATTGATACTACTGTGGCAAAAAAATTAGAAGGAGTACACGCTGTTTTAACGGCTAAGGATGTTCCTCATAATGAGACCGTTACTAGATTTGGTCAGAGTACCGAAGTAGGTAAAGGATTTGAAGGATTATATCGTGTGCTGGCAGACAAAAAGGTTAGATTTATGGGAGAAGCAGTTGCTCTGGTTGCTGCCGAAACAGAGGAAATTGCAGAACAGGCCTTAGATTTAATTAAGGTAGATTATAAACCATTACCTGGAGTTTTTGATCCGGTAGAGGCTATGAAACTAGATGCTTATCTGGTGGGAGAGAATAATAGCAATATAATTGGAGAATTCGGTTGTGCGCAGGGAGATGTTGAAAAAGGCTTTGCTGAGGCTGATGTAATCATTGAAGATACCTATAAGGTTACCTTTCAAGACCATGCTTTTATGGAACCAGAATCCGGTATTGGTTGGATAGATGATTATGGGGTATTATGTCTTCGGGTAAGTTCTCAGGTTATAGAACACTTCAGAGATGTTGCTGATGTTTTAGGTATACCTCATAATAAAGTCCGTTATATAGGTACCCTGATGGGTGGGGGATTTGGTGGCAAAGAGGATATTACTGTGGAGTCTTATTTAGCCCTGCTAACCTGGTATACTAAAAAGCCGGTAAGGTTGGTTTATAACCGTGATGAAACTTTTATGTGTCATAGTAAAAGACACCCTTTTGTTATGCATTATAAGGTTGGCGCAAAAAAAGACGGCAAGTTAGTTGCTTTAGAAGCATATTTAATTTCCGATTCAGGAGGTTATCCTTATTTAAGTCCCTGGGTTACTCTCTATGCCACAGTTAATGCTGCTGGTCCCTATGTTATTCCTAATGTTAAAGTAAAAGCTAATTGTGTCTTAACTAATAATACTTTTACCAGTGCTAATAGAGGATTTGGAGCCCCACAACCTAATGTTGCTTATGAAAGTATCATGGATGAGTTAGCTCATAAATTAAATATCGATCCTTTGGAAATCAGACGTAGAAATTGTCTTACTACCGGGAAGGCTCTTTCTACCACCGGTCAGGTTTTTAATACCCATGTTGCCCTTCCTGAAGCGGCAGAAAAAGCCTGGGAGGCACTGGGAAAACCTGCGATAAGTAAAGATGCAAATATCAAAATTGGTCAAGGATTAGCCATTGGATTGATGAGCTATGGTCGGATGACCTTCCTGCATGATACCTCCCGAAGCTATGTAAAACTGGAATCTGATGGCAGTGTCCTGATTAGATCCGGTATACCTGATTTGGGTGGCGGCCAGATTTCTTTGCTCTGTCAGATTGCTGCTGAAGAGCTGGGTGTTCCCATGTCTAAGATAAGAATATATCATAGTGATACCGCTTTAACTCCTCTGGCTGGAACCACTACTGCGACCAGGCAGTGTTATATGTCTGGAAATGCTACTCTGAAGGCAGCCCGTGAAGTTAGAAGTAGAATTTTGAAAAAAGCAGCCGAGATTTTAAATGTTAATCAGGATAATTTAGATATTATCGAGGAAAATGTGATTGTTACTTATGATCCTTCCCAATATGTTCCTTTGGGTAAGGTGATAAGAACTTGTGATGGAGCAGGGATAGAACTATTTTGTGAGGCTCAATTTAATGCCCCCTTTACCACTGTTCCTGATTTATCCAACATGAGAGGTACCACCTTTCCCGATTTTACTTTTGGTTCCCAAGGGGCAGAGGTAGCAGTGGACATAGAGACCGGACAGGTCAAGGTTACCAAAATTGTTACCTGTTATGATATTGGTAAAGCACTAAATCTGGCAGCTGTGGAAGGACAGATGGAAGGTGGCTCCATCTATGGAATGGGATACGCACTATTCGAAAATTATGAATTAGAAAAAGGATTCCCCAAGACTCTTTCTTTTGCCGAATACCGTATTCCCTCATCACTTGATGTCCCGGAAGTGAAAACCATTGTTCTGGAATCAGGTGGAGGATTAGGGCCTTATGGAGCTAAAGGAATTGGTGAGCCGGCTTGTAGTATCATTACCCCCGCTATTTTAAATGCTATTTATAATGCGGTGGGAGTTAGAATTAAAACTTTACCGGTTACACCAGATAAAATACTAAAGGCTTTAAAGGGAAATTCATTATAA
- a CDS encoding xanthine dehydrogenase family protein subunit M has translation MIRLKKINNFEYFAPSTLSEAVSLLAQYKERAKVFSGGTDLLVQMKQRKLTPEYVIDLKNISELNNIDYKEGEGLRIGATVTHGILSSSQLLPEKFSLLKEASLAVGSVQTRNRGTIVGNIATSSPSADTPPALLALEARLKLVSAAGERLLPIQNFFTAPFKNILQGAELITEIQIPDLPPNSRGVYLWHSKITAEDETLVGVGVVLTVNNMEEKICTHIRIGLGSVAPTPMRAEKAEDFLKGKRVDADIIKQAAEIASHESLPRSRAEYRKEMVKVHVRRALTQALKKIEE, from the coding sequence ATGATAAGGTTAAAAAAGATTAATAATTTTGAGTATTTCGCACCTTCTACTTTATCTGAAGCAGTCTCTCTTTTAGCACAATATAAAGAGAGAGCCAAAGTATTTTCAGGAGGGACTGATCTTTTAGTTCAGATGAAACAAAGAAAGTTAACTCCAGAATATGTGATAGATTTAAAGAATATTTCAGAGCTGAATAATATTGACTATAAGGAAGGAGAGGGTTTGAGAATTGGCGCTACAGTAACCCATGGTATTTTATCCAGTTCACAGCTATTACCAGAAAAGTTTAGTTTGCTGAAAGAGGCTTCTCTGGCAGTAGGTTCTGTGCAGACTCGTAACAGGGGTACTATTGTTGGTAATATTGCTACCTCTTCCCCCTCTGCAGACACACCCCCTGCCTTGCTTGCTTTAGAAGCCAGATTAAAATTAGTAAGTGCTGCCGGGGAAAGATTGCTTCCAATTCAAAACTTTTTTACTGCCCCCTTTAAAAATATTCTTCAGGGAGCAGAATTAATTACTGAAATACAAATACCAGATTTACCTCCCAATAGTAGGGGAGTATATCTATGGCATTCTAAAATAACTGCAGAGGACGAAACCTTAGTTGGAGTAGGTGTAGTACTTACTGTAAATAACATGGAAGAGAAAATATGTACCCATATAAGAATTGGATTAGGCTCTGTAGCTCCTACCCCTATGAGAGCAGAAAAAGCAGAAGATTTTCTAAAAGGTAAAAGAGTAGATGCCGATATTATTAAACAAGCAGCTGAGATAGCTTCCCATGAAAGCCTGCCTCGTTCTCGGGCAGAGTATCGGAAAGAGATGGTTAAGGTTCATGTAAGACGTGCCTTGACCCAAGCTCTAAAGAAAATAGAAGAGTAG
- a CDS encoding molybdopterin-dependent oxidoreductase, giving the protein MLDEIEHKFDILGKDYDIKNIGKVTGEEKYSCDINIPGQLYAVVLRSPYAHAEIKEVDYSEAEQMGAICIGPQDVPEVLYNERIVSIPAKTYRDRTVLPKDKVRHVGEAIAACAAETEEKAFAALKKIKVVWGEKWEPLVTLDDAMAPAAPAIYEQVYLGDDKVKITGNLACERNIEVGDIEEGLRQADIIAEETFEVQRVYHMQLETKSAVCQPEANGGFTLWTTTQGIHNVRILLGQIFSIPLSRINVKRTTLGGSFGSSIQMNSITPICVALALKARRPVKLVTTREEDMYDHSSYPLRTRLKVGAKKDGTLTAAHCQVWLEVGGHNIQAYPYLGCVAGWFASLYKWKRLKYEGKAYYSNKGPACARRGYGSPQVNFPVENMMDILAEKLGIDPIQFRLQNYVGKGDEFWGQGPTVRSIIRSCGVEEMLVKGAELIQWERRKELHAQKGPIRRGIGVARGFHTSGTGGPKAGEVIDYSGATVKINEDGSVDVITALMDHGGGTWEAGAKVAAEVLKVPFEKVSIDNGVDTRTTVFDVNTHATRGIYCGCAAIKFVAEKVKEMLLDYAATLFEDRPENLVLALSDKLGQGIIYPKDLPEKYKTIAQIADHARINSVATFSYTSTLRQKNCPPCFITYFTEVEVNTQTGDIAIPKVVMFGDSGTIINPELWKGQILGAYTLGIGLGKLESIPYDPLTGKLGCNGLLTDSKIPLATDMPYIDEIIVDHAHTYEPTGPFGAKGIGEAALSAVASSFGNAVYDAVGIRFTKLPITPEVMLKALQEKRDRRDD; this is encoded by the coding sequence TTGTTAGATGAGATCGAACATAAATTTGATATATTAGGCAAGGATTATGATATCAAGAATATCGGCAAGGTAACCGGAGAAGAAAAATATTCCTGTGATATTAATATCCCCGGTCAGCTCTATGCGGTAGTGCTGCGTAGTCCCTATGCCCATGCTGAGATTAAAGAGGTAGATTATTCAGAAGCAGAGCAAATGGGCGCCATCTGTATCGGACCGCAGGATGTACCTGAGGTCCTCTACAATGAGCGGATTGTCAGTATCCCTGCTAAGACCTATCGTGATAGAACCGTTCTACCCAAAGACAAGGTACGTCATGTCGGTGAGGCGATAGCTGCCTGTGCTGCCGAGACAGAAGAGAAGGCCTTTGCCGCCCTAAAGAAGATCAAGGTAGTCTGGGGTGAAAAGTGGGAGCCCCTGGTCACCCTAGATGATGCCATGGCACCTGCTGCCCCTGCTATCTACGAGCAGGTCTACTTGGGTGATGACAAGGTAAAGATTACCGGTAACCTGGCCTGTGAACGCAACATTGAGGTAGGCGATATTGAGGAAGGATTAAGACAGGCTGATATTATTGCTGAGGAAACCTTTGAAGTTCAAAGAGTCTACCATATGCAATTGGAGACGAAATCAGCAGTCTGCCAGCCGGAAGCCAATGGAGGATTTACCCTCTGGACTACTACCCAGGGTATTCACAATGTACGTATTCTTTTGGGACAGATTTTTTCCATTCCCTTAAGTCGTATCAATGTAAAACGTACCACCTTAGGTGGTTCCTTTGGCTCCAGCATTCAAATGAATTCCATTACTCCCATCTGTGTGGCACTCGCTTTAAAGGCCAGACGGCCAGTCAAACTGGTGACCACCCGTGAAGAGGATATGTATGACCATTCCAGCTATCCTTTGAGAACCCGTCTTAAAGTGGGAGCTAAGAAAGATGGTACCTTAACTGCTGCCCACTGTCAGGTGTGGCTCGAGGTCGGGGGTCACAATATTCAGGCTTATCCCTATCTGGGTTGTGTAGCTGGCTGGTTTGCCTCTCTTTATAAATGGAAGAGACTAAAATACGAAGGGAAGGCTTACTATAGCAATAAAGGTCCAGCCTGTGCCAGACGTGGCTACGGCAGTCCTCAGGTCAATTTCCCGGTAGAGAACATGATGGATATCCTGGCTGAGAAGTTAGGAATCGATCCCATACAATTCCGCCTGCAAAACTATGTGGGCAAAGGAGATGAATTCTGGGGGCAGGGACCCACTGTCAGATCTATCATCAGAAGCTGCGGAGTGGAGGAGATGCTGGTCAAAGGTGCCGAACTGATTCAATGGGAGCGCAGAAAGGAATTGCATGCTCAAAAAGGTCCTATCAGACGAGGTATCGGAGTCGCCAGAGGATTTCATACCTCAGGTACCGGTGGCCCTAAGGCAGGGGAAGTAATCGACTATTCCGGGGCAACAGTGAAAATCAACGAGGATGGCTCAGTCGATGTTATTACTGCGCTGATGGATCACGGAGGGGGCACCTGGGAGGCCGGAGCCAAAGTTGCCGCAGAGGTTTTGAAAGTACCCTTTGAAAAGGTCAGCATTGACAATGGGGTAGATACCCGGACCACAGTCTTCGATGTCAATACCCATGCTACCAGAGGTATTTATTGTGGATGTGCCGCCATTAAATTTGTCGCCGAAAAAGTAAAAGAAATGCTGTTAGACTATGCAGCTACTCTTTTTGAAGATAGACCGGAAAACCTGGTTTTAGCACTTAGTGACAAATTAGGGCAGGGAATAATCTATCCTAAAGATTTACCGGAGAAATATAAGACTATTGCTCAAATTGCCGATCATGCCCGTATCAACAGTGTTGCTACCTTCTCTTATACCTCCACCTTGAGACAGAAAAATTGCCCCCCCTGTTTTATTACCTATTTTACCGAGGTAGAAGTAAATACCCAAACAGGAGATATTGCCATACCAAAAGTGGTGATGTTTGGTGATTCAGGTACTATTATTAATCCAGAACTATGGAAAGGTCAGATATTGGGAGCCTATACCTTAGGTATCGGTTTGGGGAAATTAGAGTCCATCCCCTATGATCCTCTGACCGGTAAATTAGGATGCAATGGTCTGCTTACCGACTCTAAGATACCTCTTGCCACTGATATGCCCTATATAGATGAAATTATTGTGGACCATGCTCATACCTATGAGCCCACCGGTCCTTTTGGGGCCAAGGGAATCGGAGAGGCAGCCTTAAGTGCAGTAGCCTCCTCTTTCGGCAATGCAGTGTATGATGCAGTAGGTATTCGCTTTACCAAACTTCCCATCACACCAGAGGTTATGTTGAAGGCTTTACAAGAAAAGAGAGATAGGAGGGATGATTAA
- a CDS encoding (2Fe-2S)-binding protein, producing the protein MKKIPIQFTINGQQKEVSVQSNDLLINLLKDELYLTGTKYGCGIGECGACTVFLNNEPVLACLTLAATVDGKEITTIEGLAKGNELHPMQVAFLKNAAVQCGFCTPGMILTAIALLKENPDPTEAEIRDYMRGNICRCTGYTQIIKAIKECASNQRS; encoded by the coding sequence TTGAAAAAGATTCCTATTCAATTTACTATTAATGGTCAACAAAAAGAAGTATCTGTTCAATCCAATGACCTATTGATTAATCTCTTAAAAGATGAACTATACCTCACCGGAACAAAGTATGGTTGTGGTATAGGTGAATGTGGTGCCTGTACTGTTTTTTTAAATAATGAACCGGTATTAGCCTGTTTAACTCTGGCTGCTACAGTTGATGGCAAAGAAATTACTACTATTGAAGGATTGGCTAAGGGTAATGAACTTCACCCCATGCAGGTAGCTTTTCTTAAAAATGCAGCAGTACAATGTGGTTTTTGTACACCAGGCATGATCCTGACTGCCATAGCACTCTTGAAAGAAAATCCTGATCCTACCGAAGCAGAGATCAGGGATTATATGAGAGGAAATATCTGTAGATGTACAGGCTATACCCAGATTATCAAGGCCATAAAAGAATGTGCCTCTAACCAAAGAAGTTAA
- a CDS encoding xanthine dehydrogenase family protein subunit M, with amino-acid sequence MQFNTRILAHKFEYLAPKTLTEALDLLSRYQDKNIKVLAGGTDLLVKMKTIAMNVDYLMNIKDIPELNFIDTIQGLTIGATIPLAYLLREDKVRTEYTALSEGIQSIAAPAIRNMATVAGNIGNASPAADTVPPLIAFGAKVIIESKQSKRTVLLEEFFTGPGKTILKPDELITRIEVPEVKSNAGSAFLKKSRVKADLAKINIAVSLQRNGQKCESCKIVFGSVAATAVRASKTEKLLAGEIITEELIAQAAQAVTSEIKPISDIRSTAEYRILMSREMLSDTLKLAWARTNSENLFDSQDGGE; translated from the coding sequence ATGCAGTTCAATACCAGAATATTAGCCCATAAATTTGAATATCTAGCCCCCAAAACTTTAACTGAGGCTTTAGATTTACTTAGCAGGTATCAAGATAAAAATATTAAAGTCTTAGCTGGAGGGACTGACCTGTTAGTTAAGATGAAGACCATAGCTATGAATGTTGATTATCTCATGAATATTAAGGATATACCAGAGCTCAATTTTATCGATACCATACAGGGACTGACCATAGGAGCAACCATTCCCCTTGCCTACCTGTTAAGAGAAGATAAGGTAAGAACAGAATACACTGCTCTTTCTGAGGGAATCCAGTCCATTGCTGCTCCGGCTATTAGAAATATGGCGACTGTTGCCGGCAATATCGGGAATGCCTCTCCGGCAGCTGATACGGTCCCACCGCTGATAGCCTTTGGTGCCAAGGTTATTATTGAGAGCAAACAATCTAAGCGGACTGTCTTGTTAGAAGAATTCTTTACCGGACCTGGCAAGACTATTCTAAAACCGGATGAATTAATTACCCGAATCGAGGTACCGGAAGTGAAGTCCAATGCCGGCAGTGCCTTTCTCAAGAAGAGCCGGGTGAAGGCCGATCTGGCTAAAATCAATATCGCAGTTTCCCTCCAGAGAAATGGTCAAAAGTGCGAGAGTTGCAAAATAGTATTTGGTTCGGTAGCAGCAACTGCAGTCCGAGCAAGCAAGACTGAGAAGCTCTTAGCAGGCGAGATCATTACCGAAGAGCTGATCGCTCAAGCAGCCCAGGCGGTAACCTCAGAGATCAAGCCCATTAGTGATATTCGTTCTACTGCTGAGTACCGAATTCTTATGTCTCGCGAGATGCTTTCTGATACCTTAAAGTTAGCCTGGGCAAGAACAAATTCTGAAAACCTGTTTGATTCCCAAGATGGAGGTGAGTGA